GCTCGTTGACGTCCCTGGCCACGGTCCGGCGATGACCTACTTCCGCCTGTTCGATCTCGACGTGGAGCCCATGGTGCTCGACCTGTTCCAGTCGCGCGCGCAGGAGCTCGTCCTCGCGCGAGGCGAGCAGGCCAGCCGATCGGACACCATCGCGTTCCTGGAACGTGCGGGCGGCTTCATCGGCAACGGCGCTCACGAGGCGTGGGATCGACAGGGCCTCGGCGGGAGGCCATTCTGGCTGGGCGGCGACGGCACGCGTGAACGGCGGTTCCTCGAGACGCTGGAACTCGGCATCCGCCAGACCATCCGTCACGCCACGTATCTGTGGGAGACGGAGAGCCCGCGCGTGTTCGTCGGCTACGTCAGCATGCCTGACGAGATCGACCACGCGTGGCTCGGACAGGCGCGGCAGGATGCCAGGTACGACGCGTTCCGCCGGTGGGGCTATCAACTCGTCGACCGTGCCGTGGACGCGTACGTCTCCTTCATCGAACCCGGCGATCACATCGTCTTTGCGAGCGATCACGGGATGACGCCGATCACGCACTCTGTTCGCGTCAACAATGCCTTACGCGAGTCAGGGCTCGTCGCGGTGCGGGCAGACGGGACCGCCGACCCGGATCGATCGCAGGTGTGGTTCGCGCGCAACTGCCTGGTCGTGCGCACGCCTGACTGGGCGGGTGGGACGGTGCCGCGTTCGAAACGCGCCGCCGTGCTGCGTCGGGCGGAGGCCGCCGTGCGTGCGATTCGGCCGCCGCAGGGACATGAGCCCGTGGTGTCCGGGTTCTACGTGAGCGACGCGGATCGCGGGCGGTTCGGCTTCGGCGGCCCGAACGGCCACGACGCGTGCGTGGACTTCCGTCCGGGCTACGAAGCGACGACGGCGATGGGTGAGGGACCGGTGGTCCGCATCAAGCCGCGTCCCACCGGTGAGCACGGCTTCTTCCCGACGCGCAGGGACATGCACGGCATCCTGATCGCGGCAGGCCCGCGCATCGCGTCGGGCGGCACGTGGCCGCTGCAGCGTGCCATCGACGTCGCGCCGCTCGTCAGCGATCTTCTCGGCATCGCCCCACCCCGCGACGCCCGCGGCACGGTCCCGCGATGACGAACGGGCTGAAGCCCGTTCGCTCCATCCCAAAGCTCAGATGCGTTGAGTAGCGCGTCCAACGTTCGGTATTGAAATGGAGGCCAGGGGTTTCAACCCCTGGCACACGTGCTGTTGCTTCTACGACGCCGGCCGCAGGGCGGTCTTCGCGACGGCGGCGTCCGGCTTGTCGACGATGGCGGAGTAGACGAGCTGACGGAGCGTCATGTGCGCGTCCGAGCCGGCGGCGGGCAGCAGTTGCGTCATGAACACCACCACCAGCTTCTCGACGGGATCCACCCAGAACTTCGTGTGGTACGCGCCGCCCCATCCGTACTCGCCGACAGATCCCGGACGCCCCGATCGCCCGACGTGTTCGGTGATCTCGAAGCCAAGGCCGAAGCCGAAGTTGCCGTTCTGGTAGAGCGTGCCCACGTGGTTCGACGTCATCAGCTCCACTGTCTTCGGGCTCAGGAGTCGCGTCCCCTCGAGCGTGCCGCCATTGAGGAGCATCTGGAGGAAGCGCGCGTAGTCGGAGGCCGTCGAGACGAGGCCGGCGCCGCCGGAGAACGAGGCGCGCGGACCGGTGACGTAGTCGCCCTGACCTGTGCCCGGCGCAGGTGCCTTCTCGATGGGCGCACCGGCTTTCGAAACCGAGTACACCGTGGCCAGGCGATCGGCCTGCGCGGGATCGACGTAGAACGCCGTGCTGGTCATCTTCAGCGGCGTGAAGATGCGGGTGCGCATGAAGTCCGCGAGCGACTGGCCGCTCGCCTTCTCGACGACCACGCCGAGGATGTCCGTGTTGAAGCCGTACACGTACTTCTCACCGGGCTGCGAATCCATCGGCAGGCCCGCGAGGCGGTCGATCGTCGCGGCAATCGGCTCGTTCTTGTCGGCGAAATACCAGCCGATGACGCCGGCCGACTTGTAATCGGCTTCGAACGGATTGCCGCTGCCGTAGGAGATGCCGGCGGTATGCGTCAGCAGGTGACGGATCGTGATGGGGCGTACGGCAGGCCCGCGTCCGGCCATCGCGGCAGCCGCGCCGGGCGATGTGCCCGAGGGCGCCGGGACCACGACGGTGGTCTTGGCAAACGACGGGATGAAGCGCGACACGGGGTCGTCGAGGTGAACCCGCCCCTCCTCGACGAGCATCATCACGGCGACGCTCGTCACCGCCTTGCTCATCGACGCGATGCGGAAGAGCGTGTCCGTCGTCATCGCCACGTTGCGCTCGATGTCGCGACGGCCGGCGGCTTCGTGGTAGACGACCTTGCCGTTCCTCGCGACGAGCGTTACGGTCCCGGCGAGGCGCCCCTGGTCCACGTAGTCTTTCATCGTGGCCGTGATGCGCGCCACGCGATCGGGAGCCATCCCGGCGGTGTCTGGCGCACCCGCTGACAATCCCTGCGCGAACGCACCGGCAGCCGACGCCCAGACGACAGCTGCGACAACGAACTTCCGCATCATCCGATTCCCTCCGTGTGACATGTGCGCATGGTACGCCGCATCGGCATCGATGTGTGCCAGGGACTGAGGAGTGTGTGACGAACGTGTTTGGTGACGAACGGGTTGCAACCCGTTCACTCCAGTCCTGGCTCGCGGGTGGCGCCGGACGGGGTCGCCCCGCCCGCGCGCAGGCGCGTCTCCCGTACAAGGGCTGTTCGCGCCGAGGACGGGTGGGGCTGTCCGGCGACAGGACCCGCGCCCCGCCGACCTCTGCGCGTCACCGAATCATCCGGGAGACGAGGACTTCTCCCGTCTTCCGCTGGATCGACCAGAACGCCGTCGGGTCAGACGGGTCGAGGGCGATGCCCTGCCCTTCGCTCTCGACAGGGACGATCGCGTCGAGCACGAGCGTCGCGCCGGCGGACGGCAGCCGCAGGATGTGCAGTTCGGGTGCATGGTGGCCCGACGTGATGAGCCGGCCGTCGGACGCCCACACACCGCCGGAGCTGCTCATGCCGTCCCATCGTGCAATGACGGCCTTCGGGAACGCCCACGCGCCGGTCTCCCGCCAGTTCTCGTCGTAGCGCACGAGCACGGAGTACTCGGGCCCCTTGCCCGGCTCGCCGTTCGGTGGCGGATAGTGCGCGTACATCACCCACCACGCATCGCCGCGGCTGTCGATCCATGTCGCTGACCCGCGTCCGGTCCCGACAGGAATGCTGCGCACGTGACGCAGTGTCGCCGCGTCCCACACCTCGATCGAACTCACCATGGGTACGCCGGGATAGTTCGAGTGCGCGCAGTAGAGCGCGCCGTCGATCACGACGCCGCTGTTCAGATGGATGATGCCGCCATCATCGGCATCCTGCCACTCGGCCACCTTGCGCCCCGTGGCCTTCTCGTACTTGCCGATACGCCTGTTGGTGATCGCGTAGAAGTGCGTGGCATCGACGGCCACCGCCTGCCGCGCCTCCGGCGCCGCGTAGCGACGGACGACAGGCCACGCTTGGCGCACAGGCAAGGTCTGCGCCGCGCTTGCGACAGGTGCGAACACGAGCGCGAGCGCGATCCACCATCGAAGCCGACCGACCCGTCGCACTGCCACCGTTGTCACGCGCGGAGGACGGAGGTGAAGACGTCACAGGCGCGTTGCATCTCCTCCATCGTGCCGATCGAGATGCGGGAATACGACGTCAGGGGCGGGAACGGGCGGCCGACGGCGATGCCCTTCGCGAGGCAGGCCTTCGCGAAGCCAACGGTGTCGCGCCCGACGTCGGCCATCAGGAAGTTGGCGTGCGACACCGGTACTCTCGCGCCGGCGCTCTCGAGCCGCTTCACCGTGTAAGCCCTGACTTCCGCGTTGCGCGCGCGTTCGCGCGCCTCGAAGCCAGCGTCGGCGAGTGCGGCCTGCGCGGCGTGAAGGCCGATCGTCCCGACGCTCATCGGCACGCCGAAGTCGGCCAGACGCGACAGCAGCGGCGGCTGGGC
Above is a window of Acidobacteriota bacterium DNA encoding:
- a CDS encoding beta-lactamase family protein; its protein translation is MRKFVVAAVVWASAAGAFAQGLSAGAPDTAGMAPDRVARITATMKDYVDQGRLAGTVTLVARNGKVVYHEAAGRRDIERNVAMTTDTLFRIASMSKAVTSVAVMMLVEEGRVHLDDPVSRFIPSFAKTTVVVPAPSGTSPGAAAAMAGRGPAVRPITIRHLLTHTAGISYGSGNPFEADYKSAGVIGWYFADKNEPIAATIDRLAGLPMDSQPGEKYVYGFNTDILGVVVEKASGQSLADFMRTRIFTPLKMTSTAFYVDPAQADRLATVYSVSKAGAPIEKAPAPGTGQGDYVTGPRASFSGGAGLVSTASDYARFLQMLLNGGTLEGTRLLSPKTVELMTSNHVGTLYQNGNFGFGLGFEITEHVGRSGRPGSVGEYGWGGAYHTKFWVDPVEKLVVVFMTQLLPAAGSDAHMTLRQLVYSAIVDKPDAAVAKTALRPAS
- a CDS encoding alkaline phosphatase family protein, which codes for MATDVRARQVIRLATGLATVALVVPLALAQSQGGPGKPGPYAAKEESGRVVLISLDGMGTQLFLDDPVAEELVALRAVRARGTMAAGLVPHMPSTTANTHAALWTGAWGDVNGITSNDMPIALPAPPSVSRRVSGYRSEGLRAEPLWVASARQGLKTVAQQATQVFPLTPASSGSDLPSPPFILHGYQAPIVAPARWLDAGDTSPRACTPLDGAATTCLSWRSGSVTFDAAVVDDGGAKALRVRVAGSPRGVIVRQAATETALPRGRELARYFSDGLLVDVPGHGPAMTYFRLFDLDVEPMVLDLFQSRAQELVLARGEQASRSDTIAFLERAGGFIGNGAHEAWDRQGLGGRPFWLGGDGTRERRFLETLELGIRQTIRHATYLWETESPRVFVGYVSMPDEIDHAWLGQARQDARYDAFRRWGYQLVDRAVDAYVSFIEPGDHIVFASDHGMTPITHSVRVNNALRESGLVAVRADGTADPDRSQVWFARNCLVVRTPDWAGGTVPRSKRAAVLRRAEAAVRAIRPPQGHEPVVSGFYVSDADRGRFGFGGPNGHDACVDFRPGYEATTAMGEGPVVRIKPRPTGEHGFFPTRRDMHGILIAAGPRIASGGTWPLQRAIDVAPLVSDLLGIAPPRDARGTVPR